In a single window of the Niabella ginsenosidivorans genome:
- a CDS encoding Na+/H+ antiporter produces the protein MDNYTIILVLLGVMVMLTVVADKIKIASPIILIIAGIGIGFLPSMPPLEIDPDIIFLLFLPPLLYDAAFNIQFKDFRENLGTISGLAIGLVFLTTAGVAVLTHYMIPGMTWPLAFVLGAILAATDAVAAISITKNLGLSKHTTTILEGESLINDASALVAYRFAIAAVQGAVFIWWKAGLTFLLLMAGGFLVGFLLGRLLMLILYYVRSSNMAVLSFMLMGPFTAYLVAEELHVSGVIAVVLLGFIIAMLKREKKFQPLMEPSKTMWEVIVYLLNGLIFILIGLEFPVVIRNIDRALFLPYIGYAFLITIVTILIRMIRVFGQRKRLEKGFHDPKLQNSRRAVRASALLSFQESVIISWSGMRGIVSLAIAIGLPKNLDDGSPFPMRDDIIFIATVVVIITILGQGLILPSIVKRVTKKEEAATQKVIVS, from the coding sequence ATGGATAACTACACAATCATACTGGTATTGCTGGGGGTGATGGTAATGCTGACGGTAGTGGCAGATAAAATAAAGATCGCTTCCCCCATTATCCTGATCATTGCCGGGATCGGGATCGGTTTTTTGCCATCTATGCCGCCCCTGGAGATCGATCCGGATATTATTTTTCTGTTATTTCTGCCGCCGTTATTATATGACGCGGCCTTTAATATTCAGTTTAAGGATTTCAGGGAAAACCTGGGCACTATATCCGGGCTGGCAATAGGACTGGTATTTCTGACTACTGCAGGGGTTGCAGTGCTTACGCATTATATGATACCCGGAATGACCTGGCCGCTGGCCTTTGTATTAGGCGCCATCCTTGCAGCTACGGATGCAGTAGCAGCAATCAGCATTACAAAGAACCTGGGACTCTCAAAACATACCACCACCATTCTTGAAGGAGAAAGCCTCATCAATGATGCATCCGCATTGGTTGCCTACCGTTTTGCCATTGCAGCGGTTCAGGGCGCTGTATTTATATGGTGGAAGGCCGGGCTTACTTTTTTGTTATTAATGGCAGGTGGCTTTTTAGTAGGCTTCCTGCTGGGGCGGTTACTGATGCTGATCCTGTATTATGTGCGCAGCAGTAATATGGCGGTGCTGAGCTTTATGCTGATGGGGCCTTTTACCGCCTACCTGGTTGCAGAAGAATTGCATGTTTCCGGTGTAATAGCCGTGGTGCTCCTTGGTTTCATCATCGCGATGCTGAAACGGGAAAAAAAATTCCAGCCGCTTATGGAACCATCAAAGACCATGTGGGAAGTAATCGTTTACCTGCTGAACGGGCTGATCTTTATCCTGATCGGTCTTGAGTTCCCGGTAGTAATCCGCAATATTGACCGGGCCCTGTTCCTTCCCTATATCGGGTATGCTTTTTTAATTACGATCGTTACGATACTGATCCGCATGATCCGTGTTTTTGGCCAGCGCAAACGTCTTGAAAAGGGCTTCCATGATCCAAAATTACAGAACAGCCGCCGGGCAGTAAGAGCATCTGCATTGCTTTCCTTCCAGGAAAGTGTGATTATCAGCTGGTCAGGTATGCGGGGCATTGTATCCCTGGCCATTGCCATCGGGTTGCCCAAAAACCTGGACGATGGCAGCCCGTTCCCGATGCGGGACGATATTATTTTTATAGCAACCGTTGTGGTCATTATTACCATTTTGGGCCAGGGGCTCATATTGCCCTCCATCGTAAAACGGGTGACAAAAAAAGAGGAGGCAGCAACTCAAAAAGTCATTGTTTCATAA
- a CDS encoding DUF4293 domain-containing protein: MIQRKQTLWLLLSLICAVLTFKLPFYNGTVINGTEGVTGAEITATDNIWLLLLTSAIALLSIVDIFLYKNRKLQLRLAFIGLLAAVGLIALYVSYIKNFQPGGRISLTALLTFGILVGFFFALKGIRRDQKLVRDLNRLR; the protein is encoded by the coding sequence ATGATTCAAAGAAAGCAAACCCTGTGGTTATTACTGTCTCTGATCTGCGCTGTGCTTACTTTTAAGCTCCCTTTTTATAACGGAACGGTCATTAACGGCACAGAAGGGGTAACAGGAGCAGAAATTACTGCCACTGATAATATCTGGTTACTATTGCTTACCAGCGCTATTGCTTTGCTCAGCATTGTTGACATTTTTTTATACAAAAACCGCAAATTACAGCTCCGGTTGGCCTTTATCGGTCTGCTGGCGGCAGTGGGCTTAATTGCGCTATACGTCAGTTATATAAAAAACTTTCAACCGGGTGGCAGGATATCCCTTACCGCATTATTAACTTTTGGCATACTGGTTGGGTTCTTTTTTGCGTTAAAAGGCATCCGCAGGGATCAAAAGCTCGTAAGGGATTTGAACCGGCTGCGGTAA
- a CDS encoding serine hydroxymethyltransferase has translation MQQDNIVFNLINKELDRQRNGIELIASENFASLPVIKAMGTVLTNKYAEGYPGRRYYGGCEVVDEIESLAIDRLKKIFNLSWANVQPHSGAQANAAVFFAVLNPGDKIMGLNLSMGGHLTHGSPVNFSGKHYQVISYGVVKDTGLIDYDDLEAKALAEKPKMIICGASAYSRDWDYARIRAVADKVGALVMADIAHPAGLIAAGLLNDPFEHCHIVTSTTHKTLRGPRGGIIMLRNDFENPWGYKDPKGNTRTMSQLLDLAVFPGIQGGPLEHIIAAKAVAFGEILSDDWKEYGKQIVANAQAMAKAFVDKGYKLISDGTDNHLMLIDLRNKNLTGKKAQETLDKAHITLNKNAVPFDDKSPFVTSGIRVGVPAVTTRGMKEADVVHVVELIDKVLMNTDNEAVIASVKEGVRSFMQQFPLYPELS, from the coding sequence ATGCAACAGGATAATATCGTTTTTAACCTTATTAACAAGGAATTAGACCGCCAACGTAATGGCATTGAGCTCATTGCTTCAGAAAACTTTGCTTCCCTGCCGGTAATAAAAGCAATGGGAACCGTATTAACCAATAAATATGCTGAAGGCTACCCCGGCAGGCGCTATTATGGCGGCTGTGAAGTGGTAGATGAAATAGAGTCACTGGCGATTGATCGTTTAAAAAAGATTTTTAATCTTAGCTGGGCCAATGTACAGCCCCATAGCGGGGCACAGGCTAATGCTGCTGTTTTCTTTGCAGTCCTGAACCCGGGAGATAAAATAATGGGACTGAACCTGAGCATGGGCGGGCACCTGACGCACGGCAGCCCCGTAAATTTCAGCGGGAAACATTACCAGGTGATCTCTTACGGAGTTGTAAAGGATACGGGCCTGATAGATTATGACGACCTGGAAGCGAAAGCGCTGGCAGAAAAGCCCAAAATGATCATTTGTGGCGCATCGGCTTACAGCCGCGACTGGGATTATGCGCGTATCCGTGCCGTGGCTGATAAAGTAGGCGCCCTGGTAATGGCAGATATTGCGCACCCTGCGGGACTGATTGCCGCTGGTTTGCTGAATGACCCGTTTGAACATTGTCATATTGTTACCAGTACCACCCATAAAACCCTGCGCGGGCCAAGAGGCGGCATTATTATGCTGCGGAATGACTTTGAAAATCCCTGGGGATATAAAGACCCTAAAGGAAATACCCGTACCATGAGCCAGTTGCTGGACCTGGCTGTTTTCCCCGGTATACAGGGCGGCCCGCTGGAGCATATTATTGCAGCAAAAGCGGTTGCTTTTGGTGAAATTTTGTCTGACGACTGGAAGGAGTATGGGAAGCAAATTGTTGCCAACGCACAGGCCATGGCCAAAGCCTTTGTGGATAAAGGATATAAACTCATCAGCGATGGAACAGATAACCACCTGATGCTGATTGACCTGCGCAATAAAAACCTTACCGGCAAAAAAGCCCAGGAAACGCTGGACAAAGCGCATATTACGTTAAACAAAAATGCGGTGCCTTTTGATGACAAATCGCCGTTTGTAACCTCCGGTATCCGTGTGGGTGTGCCCGCGGTTACCACCCGGGGAATGAAAGAAGCCGATGTGGTGCATGTGGTGGAGCTGATTGATAAAGTGTTAATGAATACAGATAATGAGGCCGTGATCGCATCCGTAAAAGAAGGGGTAAGATCATTTATGCAACAATTTCCATTATACCCGGAATTATCTTAA
- a CDS encoding carbon-nitrogen hydrolase, whose amino-acid sequence MAKVKVGLVQMSCVADKHANLGKAVEKIKEAAAKGAQIVCLQELFTSLYFCDVEDYENFKLAEAIPGPSTDVLGKLAKELGVVIIASLFEKRAEGLYHNTTAVLDADGSYLGKYRKMHIPDDPAYYEKFYFTPGDLGYKVFKTKFATIGVLICWDQWYPEGARITALMGAEILFYPTAIGWATTQDEATNTEQYNAWQTIQRSHAVANGVHVVSVNRVGLEQEGVMQFWGGSFISNPFGTIEYLAPHDQEEVHVQELDLAKTDVYRTHWPFLRDRRIDSYAPITRRYIDED is encoded by the coding sequence ATGGCAAAAGTAAAAGTTGGACTGGTACAAATGAGCTGTGTTGCTGATAAGCACGCAAACCTGGGCAAAGCGGTTGAAAAAATAAAGGAAGCGGCAGCCAAAGGAGCGCAGATCGTATGCCTGCAGGAGCTGTTTACCTCTTTATATTTTTGCGATGTAGAGGATTATGAAAATTTTAAACTGGCAGAAGCCATTCCCGGCCCGTCAACAGATGTGTTGGGGAAACTTGCAAAAGAGCTGGGGGTGGTGATCATCGCTTCGTTGTTTGAAAAACGTGCAGAAGGATTGTATCATAACACAACGGCAGTGCTGGATGCAGACGGTAGTTACCTGGGAAAATACCGGAAAATGCATATTCCGGATGATCCGGCTTATTATGAGAAATTTTATTTCACACCCGGAGATCTGGGTTATAAGGTATTCAAAACAAAATTTGCAACCATTGGGGTGCTGATCTGCTGGGATCAGTGGTACCCGGAAGGCGCAAGGATCACAGCACTGATGGGCGCCGAGATCTTATTTTATCCCACAGCAATCGGTTGGGCCACTACACAGGATGAAGCTACCAATACAGAACAATATAACGCATGGCAAACGATCCAGAGAAGTCATGCCGTAGCCAACGGGGTGCATGTGGTCAGCGTGAACCGTGTAGGGCTTGAGCAGGAGGGTGTGATGCAATTCTGGGGTGGCTCTTTTATTTCCAACCCCTTTGGTACCATAGAATACCTGGCTCCGCATGACCAGGAAGAGGTCCATGTTCAGGAACTGGATCTTGCAAAAACCGATGTGTACCGGACACACTGGCCTTTTTTAAGAGACCGGCGAATTGATAGCTACGCACCCATAACCAGGCGATATATTGATGAAGATTAG
- a CDS encoding GNAT family N-acetyltransferase: MKQQGLHILRTSSANGDFVSLVKKLNAYLAAIDGKEHRFYDQYNGIALLHYVVLAYDHTIPIGCGAFKKEGGGVVEIKRMFTEEAYRNEGAATLVLKELERWAKELGYKKCILETGRKMIGAIRFYNKQGYIEIPNYGQYIDVANSICFEKIIA; the protein is encoded by the coding sequence ATGAAGCAACAAGGTCTGCACATACTGCGAACTTCTTCTGCAAATGGTGATTTTGTGTCGTTGGTGAAGAAGCTGAACGCTTATCTTGCAGCCATAGATGGAAAAGAACATAGATTTTATGATCAGTATAATGGTATTGCGCTGTTGCATTATGTTGTGCTGGCATATGATCATACTATACCTATAGGATGCGGAGCCTTTAAAAAAGAAGGGGGAGGCGTTGTTGAAATAAAACGCATGTTTACAGAAGAAGCATACCGAAACGAGGGAGCAGCTACCTTGGTTTTGAAAGAATTAGAAAGATGGGCAAAAGAATTGGGATACAAAAAATGCATTCTGGAAACGGGAAGAAAGATGATCGGTGCAATAAGATTCTATAATAAACAGGGATATATTGAAATACCAAATTATGGACAATATATTGACGTTGCTAATAGTATCTGCTTTGAAAAAATAATAGCATAA